One part of the Chryseobacterium mulctrae genome encodes these proteins:
- a CDS encoding COG4705 family protein: protein MKIVATTLGKTLGDFISMTLNLGYTVGIAITVLLFLISISVQLNVKRYIPFIYWIVIIATTTLGTEISDYIDRTLKAGYLLGSLILGGGLIMTLLLWYKKYKNLEVYPVFEINKEIYYWVAILFSNSLGTAFGDFISDNLGFSYWVGAVITGAVVLMVVLLHYFAKINRIVLFWIAFIFTRPFGATFGDFLTKSISKGGLNLGTFNASLVSLILMVIMIIISHRNQNKN from the coding sequence ATGAAAATTGTGGCAACTACTTTAGGGAAAACTTTGGGCGATTTTATTTCCATGACACTCAACCTCGGTTACACCGTGGGAATTGCGATTACGGTGTTACTTTTTCTAATCAGCATTTCCGTTCAGTTGAATGTAAAAAGGTATATTCCTTTTATTTACTGGATTGTTATCATTGCTACGACAACATTGGGAACTGAGATCTCGGATTATATAGACAGAACATTGAAGGCAGGTTATCTGTTGGGCAGCTTGATTTTGGGAGGCGGTCTAATAATGACCCTTCTTTTATGGTATAAAAAGTATAAAAATCTCGAAGTATATCCTGTTTTCGAAATCAATAAAGAAATCTATTATTGGGTTGCTATTCTTTTCTCCAACAGTTTGGGAACAGCTTTTGGAGATTTTATCAGTGATAATTTAGGTTTTAGTTATTGGGTCGGGGCTGTTATCACAGGAGCTGTCGTACTTATGGTAGTCCTTCTTCACTATTTCGCAAAGATCAACCGTATTGTATTATTTTGGATTGCATTTATTTTTACAAGACCATTCGGAGCAACTTTCGGTGATTTTCTGACAAAATCCATATCTAAGGGTGGTTTAAACCTCGGTACCTTTAATGCAAGCTTGGTATCTTTAATTCTGATGGTAATAATGATCATTATTTCACATCGAAATCAAAATAAAAATTAA
- a CDS encoding LTA synthase family protein: MKKLFNGRFSTLFGVLSLYVFLSFVVRIILLIWSVNDLDLNIRHILRAFFTGFVFDLTMGSLFLALYTVYLLLIPRKWIGSLFDKCFTYFYLSLLLFIIYFSLLAEIPFWEEFGVRFNFIAIDYLIYTYEVFENIDQSYPLPLIGAVLIGLIILTFFLFKKLDIFKNTFSVKNPIRHRLIYAVPVLTIAVVLGLVMKNKQADFTDNLVVNELGKNGAFSFVSAYQSNELDYEIFYPTLPEKEAYSVLKQDLLQDNQKYFTETNDGISRVTQGNNEHRPNIILITIESFSGEFLKAFGNKDNITPNYDRLADQSIFFTNLYATGTRTVRGMEALMLSVPPTPGNSIVRRPDNQELFSVSAIVKAKNYQPYFIYGGDGYFDNMNTFFGGQGFDIVDRDRGNPLPDNIKTDRFQIKDNEVTFENAWGICDEDLYKQSIKYADKSTKANQPFFQFVMTTSNHKPFTFPKGKIDLPQGDRNAAVKYTDYALGKFLADAKTKSWFKNTVFVIVADHCANSAGRWEINIANHHIPAIIYNLPLQKTEKINRLTSQIDLMPTLFGYLGWSYTTSLYGKDINQTKVGDERAFLGNYRTLGMLKGTIFTQIDDRRRVEQFIVSGASQSLSEVKSKNDTLISRTISYYQTASERFKNGKMKEK, translated from the coding sequence ATGAAAAAATTATTCAATGGCAGATTTTCAACACTCTTTGGTGTTTTAAGTTTATATGTTTTTTTATCATTTGTGGTAAGGATCATATTGCTGATCTGGTCTGTAAATGATTTGGATCTCAACATTAGGCATATCCTGAGGGCTTTTTTCACAGGATTTGTCTTCGATCTTACAATGGGTTCGTTATTTTTGGCTTTGTATACCGTTTATCTATTGCTGATTCCAAGAAAATGGATCGGATCATTATTCGATAAGTGCTTTACCTATTTCTATTTAAGTTTACTATTATTCATTATTTACTTCAGTCTTTTGGCAGAAATTCCCTTTTGGGAAGAGTTCGGCGTGAGATTTAATTTTATTGCCATCGACTATCTGATCTACACCTATGAAGTCTTTGAAAACATCGATCAGTCTTATCCTTTACCTTTGATTGGAGCTGTTTTGATAGGATTGATTATCCTGACATTTTTTTTATTCAAAAAACTTGACATTTTCAAAAATACTTTTTCCGTTAAAAATCCCATACGACACCGTTTGATTTATGCAGTTCCGGTTTTGACGATTGCTGTGGTTTTAGGATTGGTGATGAAAAATAAACAGGCAGATTTCACTGACAATCTTGTGGTGAATGAGCTTGGAAAAAACGGGGCTTTTTCTTTTGTTTCTGCGTATCAGTCAAACGAACTGGATTATGAAATATTTTACCCGACACTTCCGGAAAAAGAAGCTTATTCGGTTTTGAAACAAGATCTTTTACAGGATAATCAAAAATATTTTACTGAAACAAATGATGGTATTTCAAGGGTAACACAAGGGAATAATGAGCATAGACCGAATATTATTTTAATCACCATAGAAAGTTTCAGTGGGGAATTTCTAAAAGCATTCGGCAATAAGGATAATATCACCCCTAATTACGACAGGCTTGCCGATCAGAGTATCTTTTTCACAAACCTTTATGCGACAGGCACAAGGACTGTCCGGGGAATGGAGGCTTTAATGCTTTCCGTGCCGCCAACTCCAGGAAACAGCATTGTAAGAAGACCGGATAATCAGGAGTTATTTTCCGTTTCCGCGATTGTGAAAGCAAAGAACTATCAGCCTTATTTTATTTATGGCGGGGATGGTTATTTTGATAATATGAATACTTTTTTCGGAGGTCAGGGCTTTGATATTGTCGACAGAGACAGAGGAAATCCTTTGCCAGACAACATTAAAACCGACAGATTTCAAATTAAAGACAACGAGGTCACTTTTGAAAATGCCTGGGGCATCTGTGACGAAGATCTTTATAAACAATCGATAAAATACGCCGACAAAAGCACTAAAGCAAATCAGCCGTTTTTTCAGTTTGTTATGACGACTTCCAACCATAAGCCTTTTACTTTTCCCAAAGGTAAAATCGATCTTCCGCAAGGTGACCGAAATGCTGCTGTAAAATATACAGATTATGCTTTAGGGAAATTTTTGGCTGATGCAAAAACAAAATCGTGGTTCAAGAATACAGTCTTTGTGATCGTTGCTGATCATTGTGCCAATAGTGCAGGGAGATGGGAAATCAACATTGCCAATCATCATATTCCTGCCATCATCTATAATCTTCCTCTGCAAAAAACTGAAAAGATCAATCGTCTGACATCACAGATCGATCTGATGCCGACATTATTCGGATATCTCGGCTGGTCTTACACGACATCTCTGTACGGAAAAGATATCAATCAAACCAAAGTGGGGGACGAACGTGCATTCCTGGGAAATTACAGGACATTAGGGATGTTGAAGGGCACTATATTCACTCAAATAGATGACAGAAGAAGAGTAGAACAGTTCATCGTTTCCGGGGCCAGCCAGTCCCTATCTGAAGTAAAATCAAAGAATGATACACTCATTTCACGGACTATTTCCTATTATCAAACCGCCAGTGAGAGATTCAAAAATGGAAAAATGAAAGAAAAATAG
- a CDS encoding YceI family protein has product MKTTKQLISIGLLYGAILLPQFSNAQKLIQKSVDVTITGTSPMHDWEMTGSTATFSGTAAGNVINNVTLTVPVKSLKAEKGKTMEKKAYAALKPDKAPNVTFTATSLKVGKSNATGKLTIAGTSKNVSFPVSIVKKGSSYTIEGTETIKLSEFGM; this is encoded by the coding sequence ATGAAAACAACAAAACAATTGATCAGCATCGGTTTATTATACGGTGCCATTTTATTACCTCAATTCTCAAACGCTCAAAAGTTAATTCAGAAATCTGTCGATGTAACAATCACCGGAACATCTCCGATGCACGATTGGGAAATGACAGGTTCCACAGCCACCTTCTCCGGGACTGCAGCAGGCAATGTGATCAACAACGTTACTTTAACGGTTCCTGTAAAAAGCCTCAAGGCAGAAAAAGGAAAAACAATGGAAAAGAAAGCCTATGCAGCATTGAAACCTGATAAAGCACCAAATGTAACTTTTACGGCAACTTCTCTAAAGGTTGGAAAAAGCAATGCTACAGGAAAGTTGACCATAGCAGGAACTTCTAAAAATGTTTCCTTCCCCGTCTCAATTGTAAAAAAAGGAAGTTCGTACACGATTGAGGGCACGGAGACCATTAAACTTTCAGAATTTGGAATGTAA